A region from the Poecilia reticulata strain Guanapo linkage group LG12, Guppy_female_1.0+MT, whole genome shotgun sequence genome encodes:
- the LOC103473571 gene encoding ankyrin-1-like isoform X6, with amino-acid sequence MAAQGDHMDCVRQLLQYNAEIDDITLDHLTPLHVAAHCGHHRMAKVLLDKGAKANARALNGFTPLHIACKKNHMRSMDLLLKHSASLEAVTESGLTPLHVAAFMGHLNIVKNLLQRGASPNASNVKVETPLHMASRAGHCEVAQFLLQNAAQVDAKAKDDQTPLHCAARMGHKELVKLLLEHKANPDSATTAGHTPLHIAAREGHIHTIRILLDAGAQQVKMTKKGFTPLHVASKYGKVDVAELLLERGANPNAAGKNGLTPLHVAVHHNNLDVVKLLVSKGGSAHSTARNGYTPLHIAAKQNQVEVASVLLQNGASPNAESLQGITPLHLASQEGRPDIVALLISKQANVNLGNKNGLTPLHLVAQEGHVGIADTLVKQGASVYAASRMGYTPLHVACHYGNIKMVKFLLQQQAHVNAKTRMGYTPLHQAAQQGHTDIVTLLLKHGAMPNEITSNGTSPLGIAKRLGYISVIDVLKLVTEESVSAMTTEKHRMSFPETVDEILDVSEDEGVCQLTLGDELLGLDGARYLKLDDFKDQDDDFLSPKKTLRDFEGGAGTTPYSPAIPRIPCVSPETVQLDQHTPIPLPKEYDEDSLIPSSPATETSDNVSPVASPIHTGFLVSFMVDARGGSMRGSRHHGLRVIIPPRTCAAPTRITCRLVKPQKLTTPPPLVEGEGLASRIISLGPSSMQFLGPVIVEIPHFASLARGDRELVVLRSENGSVWKEHRNRYGDEVLETILNGMDEDLESQEELEKKRIRRIISTDFPLYFAVVSRIQQESDLIGPEGGRLTSKLVPHVEAIFPETAVTKRVRLGLQAQPIPDELLTRQLGNQATFSPVVTIEPRRRKFHRPIGLRIPLPPSWRESPRDAGEGDTTSLRLLCSVIGGTAPAQWEDITGTTKLMYASSCASFTTNVSARFWLADCPRTAEAVTFANLLYKELMSVPYMAKFVIFAKMNEAREGRLRCYCMTDDKMDKTLELHENFSEVARSRDIELMEGMPLHLECSGNLVPIRKATQQPRSFSFQAFRDNRLPVSVKVRDSNKEATGFLSFLRKCTKYEDSQHVLCNLNITMPPCVKVAGSEERRRTLTPLALRERYSALNEPGVASVNAMERTEIKINIISDQLGLSWAELARELQFSVDDINRIRVENPNSLLDQSSALLNLWLSREGKRAKMESLYTALKNIDRADIVSSLEGQAPQQGPGLSEEGACRLADRDSTLLSPSVINGYGLVQEELVSPASMQYSLPSPLGVEPYWQEVSSLECAPIATTEEDTLMEMSDVQVWPAGVSPSLVTVEDSSLDGSSRADDSEGATLSLPCSLGRPSSGASGASGSIMELEEEEEEEEEGGEVEEEEVPQEPASALAERDRVRATGAVPKVNLNGQPGGQRSDARRGDGVAVGGGTKGGVGGVGLGSVEGISLVAGQQVYAQHGEMTGLRPPEHNGDNRMVGGGAFQPYLPDKDSLQGWVGSASSGHGGSVPGLHTVQEALLTPETGQQAWEQEQRRGQKEEKADCSAEAKFVEERGIALSRKVGMDVRKGAQSLQRTSLRRVKH; translated from the exons ATGGCAGCTCAGGGGGATCACATGGACTGCGTCAGGCAGCTACTGCAATACAATGCTGAGATTGACGACATCACACTGGACCATCTGACCCCGCTTCATGTAGCAGCCCACTGCGGTCACCATCGCATGGCCAAAGTCCTTCTGGACAAGGGAGCCAAAGCTAATGCTCGTGCGCTG AATGGCTTCACACCTCTTCATATTGCTTGCAAGAAGAACCACATGAGGTCAATGGACCTGCTGTTAAAGCACTCTGCTTCCTTGGAAGCTGTCACGGAG TCGGGTCTCACTCCTCTTCATGTAGCAGCATTCATGGGCCATCTAAACATAGTAAAGAACCTGCTCCAAAGAGGGGCTTCACCTAATGCTTCCAATGTG AAAGTGGAGACYCCCCTCCATATGGCCTCCAGAGCAGGACACTGTGAAGTGGCTCAGTTCCTGCTACAGAACGCAGCGCAAGTGGACGCAAAAGCAAAG GATGACCAGACACCCCTACACTGTGCGGCTCGTATGGGCCACAAGGAATTGGTCAAGCTGCTCCTAGAGCACAAGGCTAACCCTGACTCAGCGACGACTGCAGGTCACACGCCTTTACACATCGCTGCACGTGAAGGACACATCCACACCATACGGATATTATTAGACGCAGGAGCCCAACAAGTGAAGATGACAAAG AAAGGTTTCACTCCTCTCCATGTAGCTTCTAAATATGGAAAAGTGGATGTAGCGGAGCTTCTTCTGGAAAGAGGCGCCAATCCAAATGCAGCAGGGAAA AACGGTCTGACACCCCTTCATGTGGCCGTGCATCACAACAACCTGGATGTTGTTAAACTCCTGGTCAGCAAGGGAGGATCTGCCCACAGCACTGCCCGA AACGGTTACACTCCTCTGCACATAGCTGCCAAGCAGAACCAGGTGGAGGTGGCCAGTGTTCTGCTTCAGAAYGGAGCGTCCCCAAATGCAGAGTCCCTCCAAGGCATCACGCCCTTGCACCTGGCTTCACARGAGGGGCGGCCCGACATTGTGGCTCTGCTCATCTCCAAACAGGCAAATGTAAACCTCGGAAACAAG AATGGACTGACTCCTCTGCATCTCGTAGCTCAGGAGGGTCATGTGGGCATCGCAGACACTTTGGTCAAACAGGGCGCATCCGTTTATGCTGCTTCACGG ATGGGCTATACCCCCCTCCATGTGGCCTGTCACTATGGAAACATAAAGATGGTGAAGTTTCTTCTGCARCAGCAGGCTCATGTGAATGCCAAAACAAGG ATGGGCTACACCCCTCTGCACCAAGCAGCTCAACAGGGCCACACTGACATTGTGACTTTACTACTRAAACATGGAGCCATGCCTAATGAAATCACATCA aatgGGACATCTCCTCTTGGCATCGCTAAGCGATTGGGTTACATTTCTGTCATCGACGTGCTAAAGCTGGTTACAGAGGAGTCTGTTTCCGCT ATGACCACAGAGAAGCATCGGATGAGCTTTCCTGAGACAGTAGATGAGATTTTGGATGTTTCTGAAGATGAAG GAGTTTGCCAGCTAACTTTAG GAGATGAATTGCTCGGGCTGGATGGCGCACGCTATTTGAAACTTGATGACTTCAAAGACCAGGATGATGACTTTCTCTCCCCAAAGAAAACCCTGAGAGATTTTGAGGGGGGGGCGGGAACCAC GCCATACTCCCCTGCTATTCCCAGGATTCCTTGTGTGTCCCCGGAGACAGTACAGCTCGACCAG CACACGCCCATCCCTTTACCAAAAGAGTATGATGAGGATTCTCTTATACCGAGTAGTCCCGCTACAGAGACCTCAGACAACGTCAGCCCTGTGGCCAGCCCCATTCACACAGG GTTCCTGGTGAGTTTCATGGTGGATGCACGTGGAGGCTCCATGCGAGGAAGCAGACACCACGGCTTGCGGGTGATCATCCCTCCCCGCACCTGCGCTGCACCGACACGCATCACCTGCCGTCTTGTGAAACCCCAGAAACTGACGACGCCTCCTCCACTGGTGGAGGGAGAGGGCCTGGCTAGTCGCATCATCTCCCTGGGGCCCTCCAGCATGCAGTTTCTGGG GCCTGTCATAGTGGAAATCCCCCACTTTGCCTCATTGGCCCGTGGGGACAGGGAACTTGTGGTCCTCCGAAGTGAAAACGGCTCCGTTTGGAAGGAACATCGCAATCGCTATGGAGACGAAGTGCTAGAAACCATTTTGAATGGCATGGATGAAG ACTTGGAGAGTCAAGAGGAGCTGGAGAAGAAGAGGATACGTCGAATCATCTCCACCGACTTCCCCCTCTACTTTGCTGTAGTCTCTCGCATTCAGCAGGAAAGCGATCTCATCGGCCCCGAAGGTGGCCGGCTCACCAGCAAGCTGGTGCCCCACGTGGAAGCCATCTTCCCTGAGACGGCCGTCACCAAGAGAGTGAGGCTGGGATTGCAG GCACAACCAATCCCTGATGAACTGCTAACTAGGCAGCTGGGAAACCAGGCAACCTTCAGCCCGGTGGTTACAATCGAACCCCGGCGGCGCAAGTTCCACCGTCCAATTGGTCTGCGCATTCCTTTACCTCCATCCTGGAGGGAAAGTCCACGTGATGCAGGGGAGGGAGACACCACCAGCTTGCGCCTTCTCTGCAGTGTTATAG GTGGAACAGCTCCAGCTCAGTGGGAGGACATTACTGGAACCACCAAGCTGATGTACGCGAGTAGCTGTGCCAGTTTCACCACCAACGTGTCTGCAAG ATTCTGGCTGGCAGATTGTCCTCGTACAGCAGAGGCAGTGACCTTTGCCAACTTGCTGTACAAGGAGCTCATGTCAGTCCCATATATGGCCAAATTTGTAATTTTCGCGAAGATGAACGAAGCTCGGGAAGGTCGATTGCGTTGCTACTGCATGACAGATGACAAGATGGACAAGACTCTGGAACTGCACGAAAACTTCTCAGAGGTGGCCCGAAGTCGAGACATCGAG CTTATGGAGGGCATGCCGCTGCACCTGGAGTGTTCTGGGAATTTAGTGCCCATCCGGAAGGCCACTCAGCAGCCTCGCAGCTTCAGCTTCCAGGCCTTCAGAGACAACAGACTGCCTGTTTCTGTCAAG GTGAGGGACAGTAACAAGGAAGCCACTGGGTTTCTGTCTTTTCTGAGGAAATGCACAAAGTACGAGGACTCGCAACACGTCTTGTGTAACCTTAATATAACTATGCCACCTTGTGTCAAG GTTGCTGGGAGTGAGGAACGCAGGCGAACTTTGACCCCTCTGGCCCTGAGAGAGCGCTACAGTGCACTGAACGAGCCCGGTGTGG CTTCAGTGAACGCCATGGAGAGAACCGAGATCAAAATCAACATCATATCTGATCAGCTGGGCTTAAGCTGGGCAG AGTTGGCGCGAGAGCTTCAGTTTAGCGTTGACGACATCAACAGGATCCGTGTAGAAAATCCAAACTCCCTTTTGGACCAGAGCTCCGCCCTGCTCAACCTGTGGCTCAGCAGAGAGGGCAAAAGGGCCAAAA TGGAGAGCTTGTACACTGCTTTAAAGAACATTGACCGTGCAGATATCGTGTCTTCACTTGAGGGTCAGGCCCCACAACAGGGGCCCGGGTTGTCAGAAGAGGGGGCCTGTCGTCTGGCGGACAGAGACTCTACATTGTTGTCCCCCAGTGTCATTAATG GTTATGGGCTGGTGCAGGAGGAGCTTGTGTCCCCGGCCTCCATGCAGTACAGCTTGCCCTCTCCATTGGGTGTGGAGCCATACTGGCAGGAGGTTTCCAGCCTGGAGTGTGCGCCCATTGCCACCACGGAGGAAGACACACTAATGGAGATGTCGGATGTTCAGGTGTGGCCAGCAGGGGTCAGCCCCTCGCTGGTCACAGTTGAGGACTCGTCGCTAGATGGTAGCAGTCGAGCAGATGACTCTGAGGGCGCGACGCTTTCCTTGCCCTGCAGCTTGGGCCGTCCAAGCAGCGGAGCCAGTGGGGCCAGCGGTTCCATTATggagctggaggaagaggaggaggaggaggaggaggggggagaggtagaagaggaggaagtgcCACAAGAGCCAGCAAGTGCACTGGCAGAACGGGACAGGGTGAGGGCCACTGGTGCTGTTCCCAAGGTCAATCTGAACGGGCAACcgggaggtcagaggtcagacgcAAGGAGAGGGGACGGTGTGGCGGTGGGAGGAGGAACTAAAGGAGGAGTTGGTGGTGTGGGGCTGGGCTCAGTGGAAGGGATTTCTCTTGTTGCAGGCCAGCAGGTGTATGCCCAGCATGGTGAGATGACTGGGCTCAGGCCACCGGAACACAACGGGGACAACCG GATGGTGGGAGGTGGAGCATTTCAGCCATACTTGCCAGACAAGGACTCCCTGCAGGGCTGGGTGGGCTCGGCGTCATCCGGACATGGCGGAAGTGTGCCAGGCTTGCACACAGTCCAGGAAGCCTTACTGACTCCG GAGACGGGCCAGCAAGCTTGGGAGCAGGAGCAGAGGCGTGGCCAG AAAGAAGAGAAGGCGGACTGCTCTGCCGAGGCTAAATTTGTTGAAGAACGTGGAATTGCGCTCTCTAGAAAA GTGGGGATGGATGTAAGAAAGGGTGCTCAGTCATTGCAGCGCACCAGTCTCCGGAGAGTTAAACACTGA
- the LOC103473571 gene encoding ankyrin-1-like isoform X9, protein MAAQGDHMDCVRQLLQYNAEIDDITLDHLTPLHVAAHCGHHRMAKVLLDKGAKANARALNGFTPLHIACKKNHMRSMDLLLKHSASLEAVTESGLTPLHVAAFMGHLNIVKNLLQRGASPNASNVKVETPLHMASRAGHCEVAQFLLQNAAQVDAKAKDDQTPLHCAARMGHKELVKLLLEHKANPDSATTAGHTPLHIAAREGHIHTIRILLDAGAQQVKMTKKGFTPLHVASKYGKVDVAELLLERGANPNAAGKNGLTPLHVAVHHNNLDVVKLLVSKGGSAHSTARNGYTPLHIAAKQNQVEVASVLLQNGASPNAESLQGITPLHLASQEGRPDIVALLISKQANVNLGNKNGLTPLHLVAQEGHVGIADTLVKQGASVYAASRMGYTPLHVACHYGNIKMVKFLLQQQAHVNAKTRMGYTPLHQAAQQGHTDIVTLLLKHGAMPNEITSNGTSPLGIAKRLGYISVIDVLKLVTEESVSAMTTEKHRMSFPETVDEILDVSEDEGVCQLTLGDELLGLDGARYLKLDDFKDQDDDFLSPKKTLRDFEGGAGTTPYSPAIPRIPCVSPETVQLDQHTPIPLPKEYDEDSLIPSSPATETSDNVSPVASPIHTGFLVSFMVDARGGSMRGSRHHGLRVIIPPRTCAAPTRITCRLVKPQKLTTPPPLVEGEGLASRIISLGPSSMQFLGPVIVEIPHFASLARGDRELVVLRSENGSVWKEHRNRYGDEVLETILNGMDEDLESQEELEKKRIRRIISTDFPLYFAVVSRIQQESDLIGPEGGRLTSKLVPHVEAIFPETAVTKRVRLGLQAQPIPDELLTRQLGNQATFSPVVTIEPRRRKFHRPIGLRIPLPPSWRESPRDAGEGDTTSLRLLCSVIGGTAPAQWEDITGTTKLMYASSCASFTTNVSARFWLADCPRTAEAVTFANLLYKELMSVPYMAKFVIFAKMNEAREGRLRCYCMTDDKMDKTLELHENFSEVARSRDIELMEGMPLHLECSGNLVPIRKATQQPRSFSFQAFRDNRLPVSVKVRDSNKEATGFLSFLRKCTKYEDSQHVLCNLNITMPPCVKVAGSEERRRTLTPLALRERYSALNEPGVASVNAMERTEIKINIISDQLGLSWAELARELQFSVDDINRIRVENPNSLLDQSSALLNLWLSREGKRAKMESLYTALKNIDRADIVSSLEGQAPQQGPGLSEEGACRLADRDSTLLSPSVINGQQVYAQHGEMTGLRPPEHNGDNRMVGGGAFQPYLPDKDSLQGWVGSASSGHGGSVPGLHTVQEALLTPETGQQAWEQEQRRGQKEEKADCSAEAKFVEERGIALSRKVGMDVRKGAQSLQRTSLRRVKH, encoded by the exons ATGGCAGCTCAGGGGGATCACATGGACTGCGTCAGGCAGCTACTGCAATACAATGCTGAGATTGACGACATCACACTGGACCATCTGACCCCGCTTCATGTAGCAGCCCACTGCGGTCACCATCGCATGGCCAAAGTCCTTCTGGACAAGGGAGCCAAAGCTAATGCTCGTGCGCTG AATGGCTTCACACCTCTTCATATTGCTTGCAAGAAGAACCACATGAGGTCAATGGACCTGCTGTTAAAGCACTCTGCTTCCTTGGAAGCTGTCACGGAG TCGGGTCTCACTCCTCTTCATGTAGCAGCATTCATGGGCCATCTAAACATAGTAAAGAACCTGCTCCAAAGAGGGGCTTCACCTAATGCTTCCAATGTG AAAGTGGAGACYCCCCTCCATATGGCCTCCAGAGCAGGACACTGTGAAGTGGCTCAGTTCCTGCTACAGAACGCAGCGCAAGTGGACGCAAAAGCAAAG GATGACCAGACACCCCTACACTGTGCGGCTCGTATGGGCCACAAGGAATTGGTCAAGCTGCTCCTAGAGCACAAGGCTAACCCTGACTCAGCGACGACTGCAGGTCACACGCCTTTACACATCGCTGCACGTGAAGGACACATCCACACCATACGGATATTATTAGACGCAGGAGCCCAACAAGTGAAGATGACAAAG AAAGGTTTCACTCCTCTCCATGTAGCTTCTAAATATGGAAAAGTGGATGTAGCGGAGCTTCTTCTGGAAAGAGGCGCCAATCCAAATGCAGCAGGGAAA AACGGTCTGACACCCCTTCATGTGGCCGTGCATCACAACAACCTGGATGTTGTTAAACTCCTGGTCAGCAAGGGAGGATCTGCCCACAGCACTGCCCGA AACGGTTACACTCCTCTGCACATAGCTGCCAAGCAGAACCAGGTGGAGGTGGCCAGTGTTCTGCTTCAGAAYGGAGCGTCCCCAAATGCAGAGTCCCTCCAAGGCATCACGCCCTTGCACCTGGCTTCACARGAGGGGCGGCCCGACATTGTGGCTCTGCTCATCTCCAAACAGGCAAATGTAAACCTCGGAAACAAG AATGGACTGACTCCTCTGCATCTCGTAGCTCAGGAGGGTCATGTGGGCATCGCAGACACTTTGGTCAAACAGGGCGCATCCGTTTATGCTGCTTCACGG ATGGGCTATACCCCCCTCCATGTGGCCTGTCACTATGGAAACATAAAGATGGTGAAGTTTCTTCTGCARCAGCAGGCTCATGTGAATGCCAAAACAAGG ATGGGCTACACCCCTCTGCACCAAGCAGCTCAACAGGGCCACACTGACATTGTGACTTTACTACTRAAACATGGAGCCATGCCTAATGAAATCACATCA aatgGGACATCTCCTCTTGGCATCGCTAAGCGATTGGGTTACATTTCTGTCATCGACGTGCTAAAGCTGGTTACAGAGGAGTCTGTTTCCGCT ATGACCACAGAGAAGCATCGGATGAGCTTTCCTGAGACAGTAGATGAGATTTTGGATGTTTCTGAAGATGAAG GAGTTTGCCAGCTAACTTTAG GAGATGAATTGCTCGGGCTGGATGGCGCACGCTATTTGAAACTTGATGACTTCAAAGACCAGGATGATGACTTTCTCTCCCCAAAGAAAACCCTGAGAGATTTTGAGGGGGGGGCGGGAACCAC GCCATACTCCCCTGCTATTCCCAGGATTCCTTGTGTGTCCCCGGAGACAGTACAGCTCGACCAG CACACGCCCATCCCTTTACCAAAAGAGTATGATGAGGATTCTCTTATACCGAGTAGTCCCGCTACAGAGACCTCAGACAACGTCAGCCCTGTGGCCAGCCCCATTCACACAGG GTTCCTGGTGAGTTTCATGGTGGATGCACGTGGAGGCTCCATGCGAGGAAGCAGACACCACGGCTTGCGGGTGATCATCCCTCCCCGCACCTGCGCTGCACCGACACGCATCACCTGCCGTCTTGTGAAACCCCAGAAACTGACGACGCCTCCTCCACTGGTGGAGGGAGAGGGCCTGGCTAGTCGCATCATCTCCCTGGGGCCCTCCAGCATGCAGTTTCTGGG GCCTGTCATAGTGGAAATCCCCCACTTTGCCTCATTGGCCCGTGGGGACAGGGAACTTGTGGTCCTCCGAAGTGAAAACGGCTCCGTTTGGAAGGAACATCGCAATCGCTATGGAGACGAAGTGCTAGAAACCATTTTGAATGGCATGGATGAAG ACTTGGAGAGTCAAGAGGAGCTGGAGAAGAAGAGGATACGTCGAATCATCTCCACCGACTTCCCCCTCTACTTTGCTGTAGTCTCTCGCATTCAGCAGGAAAGCGATCTCATCGGCCCCGAAGGTGGCCGGCTCACCAGCAAGCTGGTGCCCCACGTGGAAGCCATCTTCCCTGAGACGGCCGTCACCAAGAGAGTGAGGCTGGGATTGCAG GCACAACCAATCCCTGATGAACTGCTAACTAGGCAGCTGGGAAACCAGGCAACCTTCAGCCCGGTGGTTACAATCGAACCCCGGCGGCGCAAGTTCCACCGTCCAATTGGTCTGCGCATTCCTTTACCTCCATCCTGGAGGGAAAGTCCACGTGATGCAGGGGAGGGAGACACCACCAGCTTGCGCCTTCTCTGCAGTGTTATAG GTGGAACAGCTCCAGCTCAGTGGGAGGACATTACTGGAACCACCAAGCTGATGTACGCGAGTAGCTGTGCCAGTTTCACCACCAACGTGTCTGCAAG ATTCTGGCTGGCAGATTGTCCTCGTACAGCAGAGGCAGTGACCTTTGCCAACTTGCTGTACAAGGAGCTCATGTCAGTCCCATATATGGCCAAATTTGTAATTTTCGCGAAGATGAACGAAGCTCGGGAAGGTCGATTGCGTTGCTACTGCATGACAGATGACAAGATGGACAAGACTCTGGAACTGCACGAAAACTTCTCAGAGGTGGCCCGAAGTCGAGACATCGAG CTTATGGAGGGCATGCCGCTGCACCTGGAGTGTTCTGGGAATTTAGTGCCCATCCGGAAGGCCACTCAGCAGCCTCGCAGCTTCAGCTTCCAGGCCTTCAGAGACAACAGACTGCCTGTTTCTGTCAAG GTGAGGGACAGTAACAAGGAAGCCACTGGGTTTCTGTCTTTTCTGAGGAAATGCACAAAGTACGAGGACTCGCAACACGTCTTGTGTAACCTTAATATAACTATGCCACCTTGTGTCAAG GTTGCTGGGAGTGAGGAACGCAGGCGAACTTTGACCCCTCTGGCCCTGAGAGAGCGCTACAGTGCACTGAACGAGCCCGGTGTGG CTTCAGTGAACGCCATGGAGAGAACCGAGATCAAAATCAACATCATATCTGATCAGCTGGGCTTAAGCTGGGCAG AGTTGGCGCGAGAGCTTCAGTTTAGCGTTGACGACATCAACAGGATCCGTGTAGAAAATCCAAACTCCCTTTTGGACCAGAGCTCCGCCCTGCTCAACCTGTGGCTCAGCAGAGAGGGCAAAAGGGCCAAAA TGGAGAGCTTGTACACTGCTTTAAAGAACATTGACCGTGCAGATATCGTGTCTTCACTTGAGGGTCAGGCCCCACAACAGGGGCCCGGGTTGTCAGAAGAGGGGGCCTGTCGTCTGGCGGACAGAGACTCTACATTGTTGTCCCCCAGTGTCATTAATG GCCAGCAGGTGTATGCCCAGCATGGTGAGATGACTGGGCTCAGGCCACCGGAACACAACGGGGACAACCG GATGGTGGGAGGTGGAGCATTTCAGCCATACTTGCCAGACAAGGACTCCCTGCAGGGCTGGGTGGGCTCGGCGTCATCCGGACATGGCGGAAGTGTGCCAGGCTTGCACACAGTCCAGGAAGCCTTACTGACTCCG GAGACGGGCCAGCAAGCTTGGGAGCAGGAGCAGAGGCGTGGCCAG AAAGAAGAGAAGGCGGACTGCTCTGCCGAGGCTAAATTTGTTGAAGAACGTGGAATTGCGCTCTCTAGAAAA GTGGGGATGGATGTAAGAAAGGGTGCTCAGTCATTGCAGCGCACCAGTCTCCGGAGAGTTAAACACTGA